The following is a genomic window from Rhizobium sp. NRK18.
TGTAGCAGAAGAGCCGGATCTCGAAGCGCTCCCGGTCATGGCCGAGCAGCACCTCCTCTAACAGGCGCATGGTCGCGTGGCCGTAAAAGTCATTCGAGAGATAGCCGATCCGGATCTTTTCCGCGGCGGCAGACGGCTGGCGGCGAAGGCGCGGAATGTCATCCGGATCGGTCCGGTGCATCACGGAGGTGTCATAGGACGGCTGCGCATGCTCGCGCTCGTCATCGGTCCGCGTAAGGCGGATCAGCGCCAACTCGTATTCGCGCAGCGCGCGGGCGCGCGGGCTGTCTCCCGCCACCGCCGCATCGAATTCGTCGAGCGCCGCAAAGTCGCAGTTCCCCCTCGCCCGTGCGTAACGCACGCTGTTCAACGGAATATTGTCCGGTCGCGTCCGGCAGGCTTCTTTCAGGAAATCGTAGAAGCCGGCCGGATCGGCGAGCGCATGTTCGAATTCGCCGAGCAGCGCGAACTGCTGCGGCCTTTCGAGATCCAGGTCGGCGATGAAGGGTCTGGCCTCGATGAGCCGTCCGGCCTGCTTGAGCGCCGTGGCGAGCTTGGCCAGAAGCGGCTTGTCGTCGCGGTTCGTCGCGCCAACCTCGGCGGCGATTGCCGCCATGTCATCGTAGCGCCCCTCGTCGAAGAAGAGATTGGCGGCGAACTTCAGGAATTCGGCGCGCTTGTCGGCAAAACAGCCCGCGGCCTTCACGAAGGCTTCTGCCGCGGCCTGTCTGCGGCCGAGCTTCAGGCTGGCATTGGCGAGGATGACGAAGAGCATCGGCCGGGCGCCGGCATCGGCCGTTTCCAGGGCCATGCCCGCCGCGTCCACCGCGCCGGCAAAATCGCCCGCGCGGTAGTCAGCCAGCGCCTTTGCCGCCATCGGCGGAGTGTCCGTCATATCACCGCATGCCCCTTGCCATGGCGGCAAGGTCTAGCGGCCGACACTTGCGTGAACCTGCTCGACGGGCGGAAAATGTTGAGAGTGTAGAAACGATCAGTTGCCCGGCAGGGAAAGCGACTGGCCCGCCAGCGATTCCGCCCGCGCCTTGTGCTGGCCGGCTTCCGCCTGCCACTTGACGGCCTCGCGCGCCTCGCGGCGTGCACGCTTGCGATGCTTGCCCTGGCTGACCCATGTGGCGGCAGACCCGACGATCATTCCGAGTATCAGGGCGCAGAACAGGAAAACGAACAGCGGTGCGCTGAGAGAAAGCACCTGATCGGACGGGCGGAAAGGATTGAGCGCCAGCGTGACACTTTCACGGTTGGCAACGGAGAGCAGGATCAAGACGATGCCGAGCGGCACCAGGACGATGATGTTGATCAGCTTTCGCGTCATTCGGCATTCTCCTCGCCAGTTTCGGCACAGACTGGCATGCATTTCCGGCAAAATATGGGGCGAAGCGAGCGTTCCGCAAGTGCGTCATGCGGATTTTGCCGTCTTGCGCCCGGCCGGATCAATCCTCGTCTTCATCGTCCTCGTCGTCATCCATCATGCCGTCGGCATTCAGGCGCTCGCGCAGTTCCTTGCCGGTCTTGAAGAAGGGAACCCACTTTTCCTCGACGAACACGCTTTCGCCGGTGCGCGGGTTGCGGCCCGATCGGGACGGGCGGTTCTTGACGGAAAACGCACCGAAGCCGCGCAGCTCGACCCGGTTGCCGGCCGCCAGCGCGTCGGTAATTTCGTCCAGCACGGCATTGACGATATTTTCGACATCGCGGTGATATAGGTGCGGATTGCGCGCAGCGACGATCTGCACCAGCTCGGATTTGATCACAACGTCCCCCATTCAAAATTCTTTTTTCGGCCGCTCAGGGCCGCCAGTACGACGTCAACCCGTCAACCAGCAAGTGTTCTCCGGCACCAGCCGACAATTTGTCGCGTCCGGCTAAGTCACCATAACCAAGCAAATTAATCAATGTGGAAAGTGCTCTGGGCAGTGTGAAGCCGGAAATGCCCTCACTCGCCTGCCAGTCGATCATCGGCAGGTCCGAAGACACACCTCTGGTTTCAAGATAGGCGCGGATTTCCTCGTCGCCGCCGAGTTCGTCGACCAGCTTCAGCTTCAGCGCCTGGCGGCCGGAAAAGATGCGTCCGTCGGCAATGTTCACCGCCTCGTCATGCGAGAAGCCGCGCCGTTCAGCCACGAGGTCGACGAACCAGTCATAGCTGTCGAGGATGAGGTCGCGCACCACACCCTTGGCATCTTCGCTCGGCGGATGGAAGGGGGACGGCTCGGCCTTCAGCGGCGCCGACTTGATCTCCTCGAGGGACACGCCGATCTTGTCGAGCAGATCCTTGACCTGCGGATACTGGAAGATGACGCCGATCGAGCCGGTGATCGACGTCTCGCCGGCAAAGATGCGGTCGCCGGCGACCGCGATCATGTAGGCGGCCGATGCCGCCGTCGTCCGGATATCGGAGACGACCGGCTTGACCGCCGCGATGCGGCGAAGCGCCTTGTAGACCTTTTCGCCGCCATAGGTGGTGCCGCCGTTCGACGAAATAGACACGACCACCGCCTTGACCGCGTCGCTCTCCTCGATGCGCGCGAGCCGCGCCAGGAGCTCCTCGTCATCGGTAATGAGGCCGGTGACGCTGACGCGGGCGACCTGCGGCGCCGAGCCGATCCGCTCGTCATTGGCCATAAAATAGGCCGAAAAGCCGCCGATGAGAATGAGCGCGGCGACGACGAGCCTCCAGAAGCCCAGCTTGCGGCGAAGTGACCGGCGGTCGGCGATTGCGGATTGGTCCATGGGAGAATACATGCCTTCTGCCGGAATATGTCGGTTTGTGCCGCACCACTGGCGCCACGCGGTTGCATATGGCAGGAAAGAAACCATATTGGCAATCAGCTGTCTTGATGGCATGTGTGCCGAAAGGTCTGCGCCTGCCGGGAATCAGTGAATTGCGCTGTATTGATCAAATCTGACCAAGCCGGTCACCGCGCGCAATGCAATTGATTTGCGTTATATTGTGTTATTACTTTAATGTCAGGACGGGTGTTCTGACTATTCGATTGTTGGGAAAGTCTGGGATTCATGCTTGATAGCGTGCAGAAGCCGGCATACGGCGCCGGCCTGGCGAAGGCTCAGGCCGCGTACAATCGCGGCATTCGTCATTCGCGCCGTGTGCGCTGGCTGAAGGTCCTGCTGCCGCTGGCCGCCCTTATCGTCTCGGGCGCCTTCGTCGCCGTCGCCGTCGTGCGCAGCTACCTGCCGGACAATATCAAGATCGCCGCCGCCACCATCGAAAACGGCATGGTGGTGATGGAAAAGCCGGCGATCTCCGGACGCAACCGGATGGGCATTCTTTATTCCATGACCGCCGCAAGGGCGTTGCAGCCGATCAAGGATTCCAACACCATCAAGCTTGAGGACATCCACGCCTCGATGCCGATGAATGCCGACACGATGGCCGACGTGGTCGCCAAGTCCGCCACATATGACCGCAAGGCGGATGACCTGACCGTCGAGGAGCCGTTCACCATCACCCTGTCGAACGGTGTGACGGCGCGCTTCCAGTCGGGCTTCCTAGACGTCAATGGCGGACATCTGGTGACCGACAAGCCGGTTTCGATTACGGCAAATGGCGCATCGATTGATGCCGATTCTCTTGATATGTCGGATAACGGCCGCGTCATCAAATTTACCGGCCATGTCCGTATGAATGTAAGCCCGGACGCTCTGCGAAAGACCCAAAAGTGAAAGATGGAAATCCGATGAATGTAGGCCGAGTGAAGAAATTTGGTTGCCTGGTGACATCTTTCGCGCTCGCCGCGAGCCTGTCGACGGGAGCGCTGGCGCAATCGACGCAGATGGAGGGCATGAAGCTTTCCAACGATCAGCCGATCCAGATCGAGAGCGACCAGCTCGAGGTCCACGACCAGTCCAGTTCCGCCGTGTTCACGGGCAATGTCAACGTCGTGCAGGGCACGACGACGCTGAAAGCCGGCAAGATGACCGTCTACTACGTCAAACAGGGACAGTCTTCCGGCAACGCCGCATCGGTCGCCTCCGGCAATGCCGACATCGACAAGATCGACGTCTCCGACAATGTCTTCCTCAGTTCCGAGACGCAGCAGGCGACCGCCGACACCGGTCACTTCGACATGCAGGCGCAGACCTTCGTGCTGCAGGGCAAGCAGGTCGTCCTGTCGCAGGGCCAGAATGTCTTCGTCGGCTGCAAGCTGACCGTTCACATGCAGACGGGGGAAGCCAAGCTGGATGCCTGTGGCGGGCGGGTGAAGATCCAGCTCGACCCGAAATCCAAGCAGAAGCCGTAACAGGACCCACCCACCCGTGACGAAGCCCTTCAACCCCAACAAAGAGATGGCCGCATCCATGAAGCAGGCCGCAACGCAGTCGGACAAGTCCCGCTATGAAGGAACGCTGATTGCCCGCGGCCTGACGAAGGCCTACCGCAACCGCCGCGTCGTCAATGGCGTGTCGCTGGTGGTGCGGCGCGGCGAGGCCGTCGGTCTGCTCGGCCCGAACGGCGCCGGCAAGACGACCTGCTTCTACATGATCACCGGCCTCGTGCCGGTCGACGAGGGGCGCATCGAGCTCGACGGCAATGACGTGACCTCGATGCCGATGTACCGCCGCGCCCGTCTCGGCGTCGGCTACCTGCCGCAGGAAGCCTCGATCTTTCGCGGCCTGACCGTCGAGCAGAACATCAACGCCATTCTCGAAATGCATGTGAAGAACAAGCACGAGCGGGCCGAAAAGTTGAATTCGCTGCTCGCCGAGTTCCACATCGACAATCTGCGCAAGTCGCCGGCCGTGGCGCTTTCGGGCGGCGAACGGCGCCGTCTTGAAATCGCCCGGGCACTGGCCACCGATCCGGCCTTCATGCTGCTGGACGAACCCTTTGCCGGCGTCGATCCGATCTCGGTCGCCGACATCCAGAACCTCGTTCGTCACCTGACGGCGCGCGGCATCGGCGTCCTGATCACCGACCACAATGTGCGTGAAACGCTCGGGCTCATCGACCGCGCCTACATCATCCATGCCGGCGAGGTGCTGACGCACGGCCGGGCCGATGAAGTCGTGGGCAATGCGGAAGTCCGCCGCCTCTACCTCGGCGACAAGTTCAGCCTCTAGCCTGCCCCTCCCCCGGCCATCTGGCATCGCCGAAACCCCTCAAACAGCGATGCGGCCGGGCGAAATTAATCTTAAGATATCATGACGCTTGACCTCGGCCTGCAAAAAAGCAATTTTTGGGCCAGATGGATATTGCCTGCAAAAGAGGCAGGCGGTGTCCCGATCTGATCCGAGGGAGTTCAGCGTCCGCCATGGCACTATCGGCCAGCCTTCATCTGCGACAAAGCCAGTCCCTGGTGATGACGCCGCAATTGATGCAGTCGATCCAGCTCTTGCAGATGAACCATTTCGAGCTGACGCAATTCATCGCCCAGGAAGTCGAAAAGAACCCCCTTCTCGAAATCGCCGATGACGACCCGTCGGACCGGACGCCCGACCGGGAGCGCGATGCCTCCGAGGCCGCCGAAGCGGATGCGCGCGCGCAAGCCGCCGATTCCGAGCCTTCGGGCGACTGGTTCGAGCATGGCGCCACGGGCGGCACGGGCCGGCTCAACGACCAGCTCGACAGCAATTTCGACGAGGCCATGTCCGATGACAGCGGGCCGCGCAAGGCCGAAGCGCCCGGCCTCATCGACCAGTGGAAATCGATGCCGGGCTCATCCGAAGGCTCGGAGGGCTACGACCTCGAGGATTTCGTCGCCGGTCAGGTTTCGCTGCGCGAGCACCTCAGCCAGCAGATCCCCTTCGTGCTGACCACGCCGCGCGAGCGCATCGCCGCCGACCACATGGTCGATTTGCTCGATGATGCCGGCTACCTGCAGGAAAGCACGGACTCAATCGCCGAGCGGCTCGGCATGGAACTGTCCTTTATCGAAAAGGTGCTGGCCGGACTGCAGACGCTCGATCCGCCCGGCATCTTCGCCCGCTCGCTCAGCGAATGCCTGGCGATCCAGCTGAAACTGCTCGACCGCTACGATCCGGCCATGGAAGCCTTCGTCGTCAACCTCGATCTTCTGGCGCGCCGCGACTTCGCGTCGCTAAAGAAGATCTGCGGCGTCGACGAGGAAGACCTGATCGACATGCTGTCGGAGATCCGCAAGCTCAATCCGAAGCCGGCGAGCAATTTCGACCGCAATCCGGTCGAGGCGATCGTGCCGGACGTCATCGTCCGCGAAGCCGCCTCCGGCGGCTGGGCGATCGAACTCAATCCCGAGACGCTACCGCGCGTGCTCGTCAATCAGGGCTATTATGCCGAGGTGTCGAAGGGCCGCGCCTGCAAGAGCGAGGACCAGGCGTTCCTGTCGGAATGCCTGCAGAACGCCAACTGGCTGACCCGCAGCCTCGACCAGCGGGCCCGCACCATCATGAAGGTGGCGAGCGAAATCATCCGCCAGCAGGACGGTTTCCTGACGCACGGCGTCGATGCCCTGCGGCCGCTGAATTTGAAGACCGTCGCCGACGCCATCAAGATGCATGAATCGACCGTCAGCCGCGTCACGTCCAACAAGTACATGCTGACGCCGCGAGGCCTGTTCGAGCTCAAATACTTCTTCACCGTCTCGATCGGTTCCTCCGAGGGCGGCGACAATCATTCGGCCGAAGCGGTCAGAAACCGCATCAAGGTGATGATCGCGCAGGAAGCCCCGGACGCGGTCCTCTCCGACGACGATATCGTCGAACGGCTGAAGGGCAGCGGCATCGATCTCGCCCGCCGCACGGTCGCCAAATACCGGGAGGCGATGAACATCCCCTCCTCCGTTCAGCGCCGCCGCGAAAAGCGGGCGATGGCCAAGGTCTCGGGCTTCTGACTATCCACACCCCCGGCGATTGCGGGGGAAAAAGTTAACGGAAAGTGTTGACTTCCAAGGGGTGCAGCGCTAGAAGCCGCCCGCACTTGGGACGCTGACGGCATATCGCCGCAGCCGCTGTGGATCCAGCTGAAAAGGAAGTCCGCGACGCTCGAATGCGAAGATTTTTGCGCTCCCGGCGCTGCTTGTCTGCCTGAAAGGGGATGAGCGAAAGCCGAACCGGAGCATCGGTCAAGCGACTGCCAGGGCGGAAAGCCGGTACGTTTGATGCGATCGTCTCGACAAGACCCGCAAAACTCCTCGAATTCGAATGGCTGGTCATCGTCGGTAAAGCATCGATCAATGACCTGTTCGCTTGAAACGCTTGGATGAGACCGCCGCTTGGCGTAAACTGATACCCGCAAATCAGCATAAGAAGGAAACAATCCATGAGTATGCGTGTATCCGGTAAACATATGGAAATTGGCGATTCTTTCCGTCAACGGATTACAGGTCAGATCGGGGAGGCGATCGAGAAGTATTTCGACGGCGGTTTTTCGGGCCAGGTGACGGTTGAGAAGTCGTCCTCCCGCTTCGCAGCGGATTGCCGGCTTCATCTCGACAGTGGCGTCGTCCTGCACGCGGCAGGTCAGGCCAACAGCCCCGAGGCAGCGTTCGACGCGGCCGCGGAACGGATCGAAAAGCGCCTTCGCCGCTACAAGCGGAAACTCAAGGATCATCACGCAGGCAACAATCAGAACGGCACCGCTGAAATCTCCTACACGGTGATGGACGCTGTTCCGGAAGAGCACGAAGAGCTTCCGGAAGATTTCGCGCCGACGATCGTTGCCGAGAGCAGCAAGCAGATCAGAACCATGTCGGTGGCGACCGCCGTCATGGCGCTGGACATGACCGACGAGCCGGTCTTCATTTTCCGCAGCCCGGGCAAGGAAGACCTGAACATCGTCTACCGTCGTCAGGACGGCAATATCGGCTGGATTGACGCAGCCACCATCAAGAGTTGAAATCAGGACAGCCCGGCAGGCAAAGAACCCGTTAACTGGCACCCGCCGGGCTCTCCTCCCTTCATGCGGCACGAAGGAACATTAAATGGCATTGGCAGACCTTCTGCAGACAGATGCGGTCATCCCCTCGATGAGGGCTCATTCGAAAAAGCAGTTGCTTCAGGAACTGGCTTCCAAGGCCTCCAAGATCACCGGCATTCCGGAGCGGGAAATCTTTGACGTCATCCTGCAACGCGAGCGTCTGGGATCCACCGGCGTCGGCCATGGCATCGCCATTCCGCACGGCAAGCTGACCAGCATCAAGTCGATCGTCGGCGTGTTCGCGCGTCTGGAAACACCGGTCGACTTCGAAGCGCTGGACGACCAGCCGGTCGACCTCGTCTTCCTTCTTCTGGCCCCGGAAGGCGCCGGCGCGGACCACCTCAAGGCGCTGTCGCGCATCGCCCGCATCCTGCGCGACCAGGATCTCGTCGCCAAGCTGCGCGCAACCGACAGCGCCTCGGCGATCTATACCTTCCTCAACGAGGAAGAAGCCTCCAACGCCGCCTGATCCTTTTTGCAGGCACCAATGAAAAAGCCGCCGGACGTCATGGACGCCGGCGGCTTTCTTGTATCGAATTCCCGGATCTGACCGGAAGGTGCGCCCTCAGGCGTCCTTTTCGTTGACGGCCTCGGTACCCGGCTCGACCGTAACGGTTTCCGGCTTCGGGCCGCCTTTGGCGACGCCGACCATGGCCGGGCGCAGCACGCGCTCGCCGATCGTGTAGCCGGCCTGGACGACCTGGATGACGGTGTTGTTCGGCACGTTCGGATTGGGAACCTCGAACATCGCCTGGTGGAAGTTCGGGTCGAACTTCTCGCCTTCGCATTCGATCTTCTTGACGCCGTGACGCTCCAGCGCGGAAAGCATCGAGCGCTCGGTCATGTCGACGCCTTCGACCAGCGCCTTCAGGCCGGCATCGGCGCTTTCAAGAACTTCGGCCGGAACGGCATCGAGCGCGCGGCGCAAGTTGTCCGATACGGCGAGCATGTCGCGAGCAAAGCCAGCGACCGAATAGGAACGGGCATCCTTGACGTCGCGCTCGGTACGGCGGCGCAGGTTTTCCATCTCGGCTGCGAGGCGCAGCATGCGGTCGCGAAGGTCGAGGTTTTCGGCCTGCAGCTGTTCGATCGGATCGGGCGCCCGCGTTTCCGCTTCGGCTGCGCCGGCTGCGTCCTGCTCCTTGGAAGCGTCGGTTTCAGCTGCGGCCTCTGCGGCGGTGTCAGGGCCGTTCTTCTTCATTTCATCGGTCATGACGATCTCCGGATAGGTCATTTCATGTCGTGCCCGATATCGAGGTTCACGGCCGAAAAATCAAGGCTTGCGTGCGATGGCCGGCCGGAAATCCGTCGTTTTCGGGATTGTCTAGCGCCCCGAGCGGGCGAGCCGTGCCATCAGCTGCGCGGTGTAGTCGACCATGGGGACGACGCGCGCGTAATTGAGCCGCGTCGGGCCAATCACGCCGACCGCGCCGACGATCCGCTCGTCGGCATCGCGGAAGGGCGCGACGATCAGCGAGGAACCGGACAGCGAGAACAGCTTGTTTTCCGAGCCGATGAAGATGCGCACGCCCGACCCGGTTTCGGCGAGACTCATGATCTCGATCAGGCTGTCCTTCTTTTCCAGATCATCGAAGAGCATGCGCAGCCGGTCGATGTCCTCGACGCCGCCCACGCCCTCTAGCAGGTTGGCGCGGCCGCGCACCACGAGCTGGGCCGGCTTGCCCTCCTCGCCCGATCCGGACCACACCGCAAGGCCGCGGCTGACGAGATCCTGCGACAGCGTATCGAGCTCGCGGCGCACCTCGTCCTTCAGCGCCTCCAGCTGTCGGCGCAATTCGGCGAGTGTGCGGCCCGTCATGTGGGCATTCATGAAATTGGCCGCCTCGGTCAGCTGCGAGGTGGTGATACCGGAGGGCAGATCGATGATGCGGTTTTCCACCTGCCCCTGCTCGCCGACCAGCACGGCCAGCGCCTTGGTCGGTTCCAGCCTGATGAATTCGACGTGCTTCAAGACCGGATCGGCCTTAGAGGTGATCACCAGTCCGGCGCCGCGCGACATGCCCGACAGCATCTGGCTGGCATCGTTGAGCAGGGTTTCGACCGAGTGATCGGCATGGCCGGTGCCCATGTGGCGGTCGATCGAGGCGCGGTCGTCCTCCGACAGGTCGCCGATCTGCATGAAGGCGTCGACGAAGAAGCGCAGGCCGAGCTGCGTCGGCAGACGTCCGGCGCTGATATGCGGGGAGTAGACGAGACCAAGTTCCTCCAGATCGCTCATCACGTTGCGCACGGAGGCCGGCGACAGCGACATCGGCAGGAGACGCGAGAGATTGCGGGATCCCAGAGGCTCGCCGCTCTCCAGGTAGCTCTCCACGATCCGCCGGAAAATCTCCTTCGAACGATCGTCCAGTGCGGTGACGGCGTCCTTGTCCGGTTTGCCAGGAAAACTCATCTGATGCGCGATATCCATCACAGTTCAACTCTGACCGAAAATATAGTCGTTCCGTTTTGCAAGACAAACCGGAAAATCGCCCGCGGCCCCGGAAGTCGCGCCTCTTTCTCGCTTTTTCTTTGCAAAACGGCCGGGCGGGCCGTAGAAGGCTGACCAAAGAACAGGGAGATACCTCATGCGTCCATCCGGCCGGAAAACAGATCAAATGCGCGCCGTCAGCTTCGAGCGCAATTTCACCAAGCACGCGGAAGGCTCCTGCCTGGTGAGGTTCGGCGATACGCATGTTCTGTGCACCGCCAGCCTTGAAGAAAAAGTACCGGGCTGGATGCGCAATTCCGGCAAGGGCTGGGTCACGGCCGAATACGGCATGCTGCCGCGCTCCACCGGCGAGCGCATGCGCCGCGAGGCGACCGCCGGCAAGCAGGGCGGCCGCACGCAGGAAATCCAGCGCCTGATCGGCCGCTCCTTGCGCGCCGTCATCGATCTCGAAGCGCTCGGCGAGCGCCAGATCACCGTCGACTGCGACGTCATCCAGGCCGATGGCGGCACCCGCACGGCGTCGATCACCGGCGGCTGGATCGCCCTTTACGACTGCCTGAAGTGGATGGAAGCGCGCAACATGATCAAGACCGATCGCGTGCTGATCGATCATGTCGCCGCCATCTCCTGCGGCATCTTCGCCAATCAGCCGGTCATCGACCTCGACTATCTGGAAGACTCCGCCGCCGAAACCGACGCCAACTTCGTCATGACCGGCAAGGGCGGCATCGTCGAAATCCAGGGCACGGCGGAAGGCAAGCCGTTCTCGGACGAGGAATTCCTGACCCTGATGGGCCTCGCCAAGACCGGCATTGCCGATCTCGTCTCGCTGCAGAAGCAGGCGGTCGGCGCAGCCTGAGGCTGAGCGTCCCGGAGATCATGACGAACGCGATTGCCGCCATACTGGAAACAGCCCTCTACGCCCGTGATCTCGACGCGGCGGAGGCGTTTTATGGCGGCATCCTCGGCCTAGAGACAATCACACGGGTGGCGGACCGGCACGTCTTCTTTCGCTGCGGCGACGGCATCCTGCTGGTCTTCAATCCGGACGAGACGGCCAAGCCCGCCGCGCCGGATCGTCTGCCGGTGCCGGCGCATGGCACGAACGGTCCGGGGCATGCCTGCTTCCGCGTTGCCGGCGACCGGATGGACGGATTGCGGGCGCATCTGGAAGAGGCCGGCGTTACAATCGAGGCCGATTTTTGCTGGCCGAACGGCGCGCGGTCGATCTACTTTCGCGATCCGGCCGGCAACAGCCTTGAATGCGCCGAACCGAAACTATGGGGACTAGAGCAGGACTGATGCGCAAACTCGACCAGAAGACGATCGTCGTCGCCAGCCACAATGCCGGCAAGATCCGCGAAATCGAGGACCTGATCGGCCCGTTCGGCTTCAATGCCAGCTCGGCCGCCGCGCTCGACTTTCCGGTCCCCGACGAAACCGGCACGACCTTTGAGGAAAATGCCGCGATCAAGGCGCTTGCCTCGGCGAAGGCCTCCGGCCTGCCGGCGCTCTCCGATGATTCCGGCCTCGTCGTCGACGCGCTCGACGGCGCGCCGGGCGTCTACACCGCCGACTGGGCCGAAAAGCCCGACGGCAGCGGCCGCGACTTCATGATGGCGATGGAGAAGGTCGAAAAGGCGCTCGAGGACAAGGGCGCCGCCGCCGATCAGCGCACCGCCCGCTTCGTCTCCGTGCTCTGCCTTGCCTGGCCGGACGGGCATACGGAGATGTTCCGCGGCGAAGTGGACGGCGTGATCGTCTGGCCGCCGCGCGGCAGCCGCGGCTTCGGCTACGACCCGATCTTCCAGCCCGAGGGCCATGAGCGCACCTTCGGCGAGATGGAGGCCGAGGAAAAGCACGGTTGGAAGCCAGGCGACGCTGAAGCCCTGTCGCACCGCGCCCGAGCCTTCAAGCTGTTCGTCGAAACCTGCCTGGAGGCCTGATGGCATTGATAGATGCATATGCCGGACTGCTGCCCGATACCGGCGATCCGGGTTTCGGCGTCTATCTCCATTGGCCGTTCTGCGCGGCCAAATGCCCCTATTGCGACTTCAACAGCCATGTGCGCCACCAGCCGGTGGACCAGGAACGTTTCGCCGCCGCCTTTCTGAAGGAAATGGCGACCATGCGGCAGATGAGCGGTCCGCGCACCGTCACCTCCATCTTTCTTGGCGGCGGCACGCCATCGCTGATGCAGCCGAAAACGGTCGAGACCATCCTGGATGGCATTGCCCGCGAATGGCATGTGCCGGGCGGCATCGAGATCACCATGGAGGCCAATCCGTCGAGCGTCGAAGCCGAGCGCTTCCGGGGCTACCGGGCCGCCGGCGTCAATCGCGTCTCGCTCGGCGTCCAGGCGCTGAACGACACCGACCTGAAATTCCTCGGCCGGCTGCACGATGTCGCCGATGCGCTGAAGGC
Proteins encoded in this region:
- a CDS encoding LptA/OstA family protein is translated as MNVGRVKKFGCLVTSFALAASLSTGALAQSTQMEGMKLSNDQPIQIESDQLEVHDQSSSAVFTGNVNVVQGTTTLKAGKMTVYYVKQGQSSGNAASVASGNADIDKIDVSDNVFLSSETQQATADTGHFDMQAQTFVLQGKQVVLSQGQNVFVGCKLTVHMQTGEAKLDACGGRVKIQLDPKSKQKP
- the sppA gene encoding signal peptide peptidase SppA, with protein sequence MDQSAIADRRSLRRKLGFWRLVVAALILIGGFSAYFMANDERIGSAPQVARVSVTGLITDDEELLARLARIEESDAVKAVVVSISSNGGTTYGGEKVYKALRRIAAVKPVVSDIRTTAASAAYMIAVAGDRIFAGETSITGSIGVIFQYPQVKDLLDKIGVSLEEIKSAPLKAEPSPFHPPSEDAKGVVRDLILDSYDWFVDLVAERRGFSHDEAVNIADGRIFSGRQALKLKLVDELGGDEEIRAYLETRGVSSDLPMIDWQASEGISGFTLPRALSTLINLLGYGDLAGRDKLSAGAGEHLLVDGLTSYWRP
- a CDS encoding integration host factor subunit beta; the protein is MIKSELVQIVAARNPHLYHRDVENIVNAVLDEITDALAAGNRVELRGFGAFSVKNRPSRSGRNPRTGESVFVEEKWVPFFKTGKELRERLNADGMMDDDEDDEDED
- the hpf gene encoding ribosome hibernation-promoting factor, HPF/YfiA family, with the protein product MSMRVSGKHMEIGDSFRQRITGQIGEAIEKYFDGGFSGQVTVEKSSSRFAADCRLHLDSGVVLHAAGQANSPEAAFDAAAERIEKRLRRYKRKLKDHHAGNNQNGTAEISYTVMDAVPEEHEELPEDFAPTIVAESSKQIRTMSVATAVMALDMTDEPVFIFRSPGKEDLNIVYRRQDGNIGWIDAATIKS
- the rpoN gene encoding RNA polymerase factor sigma-54, producing MALSASLHLRQSQSLVMTPQLMQSIQLLQMNHFELTQFIAQEVEKNPLLEIADDDPSDRTPDRERDASEAAEADARAQAADSEPSGDWFEHGATGGTGRLNDQLDSNFDEAMSDDSGPRKAEAPGLIDQWKSMPGSSEGSEGYDLEDFVAGQVSLREHLSQQIPFVLTTPRERIAADHMVDLLDDAGYLQESTDSIAERLGMELSFIEKVLAGLQTLDPPGIFARSLSECLAIQLKLLDRYDPAMEAFVVNLDLLARRDFASLKKICGVDEEDLIDMLSEIRKLNPKPASNFDRNPVEAIVPDVIVREAASGGWAIELNPETLPRVLVNQGYYAEVSKGRACKSEDQAFLSECLQNANWLTRSLDQRARTIMKVASEIIRQQDGFLTHGVDALRPLNLKTVADAIKMHESTVSRVTSNKYMLTPRGLFELKYFFTVSIGSSEGGDNHSAEAVRNRIKVMIAQEAPDAVLSDDDIVERLKGSGIDLARRTVAKYREAMNIPSSVQRRREKRAMAKVSGF
- the grpE gene encoding nucleotide exchange factor GrpE — translated: MTDEMKKNGPDTAAEAAAETDASKEQDAAGAAEAETRAPDPIEQLQAENLDLRDRMLRLAAEMENLRRRTERDVKDARSYSVAGFARDMLAVSDNLRRALDAVPAEVLESADAGLKALVEGVDMTERSMLSALERHGVKKIECEGEKFDPNFHQAMFEVPNPNVPNNTVIQVVQAGYTIGERVLRPAMVGVAKGGPKPETVTVEPGTEAVNEKDA
- the lptB gene encoding LPS export ABC transporter ATP-binding protein is translated as MAASMKQAATQSDKSRYEGTLIARGLTKAYRNRRVVNGVSLVVRRGEAVGLLGPNGAGKTTCFYMITGLVPVDEGRIELDGNDVTSMPMYRRARLGVGYLPQEASIFRGLTVEQNINAILEMHVKNKHERAEKLNSLLAEFHIDNLRKSPAVALSGGERRRLEIARALATDPAFMLLDEPFAGVDPISVADIQNLVRHLTARGIGVLITDHNVRETLGLIDRAYIIHAGEVLTHGRADEVVGNAEVRRLYLGDKFSL
- the ptsN gene encoding PTS IIA-like nitrogen regulatory protein PtsN, with amino-acid sequence MALADLLQTDAVIPSMRAHSKKQLLQELASKASKITGIPEREIFDVILQRERLGSTGVGHGIAIPHGKLTSIKSIVGVFARLETPVDFEALDDQPVDLVFLLLAPEGAGADHLKALSRIARILRDQDLVAKLRATDSASAIYTFLNEEEASNAA
- a CDS encoding lipopolysaccharide assembly protein LapA domain-containing protein: MTRKLINIIVLVPLGIVLILLSVANRESVTLALNPFRPSDQVLSLSAPLFVFLFCALILGMIVGSAATWVSQGKHRKRARREAREAVKWQAEAGQHKARAESLAGQSLSLPGN
- the lptC gene encoding LPS export ABC transporter periplasmic protein LptC, giving the protein MLDSVQKPAYGAGLAKAQAAYNRGIRHSRRVRWLKVLLPLAALIVSGAFVAVAVVRSYLPDNIKIAAATIENGMVVMEKPAISGRNRMGILYSMTAARALQPIKDSNTIKLEDIHASMPMNADTMADVVAKSATYDRKADDLTVEEPFTITLSNGVTARFQSGFLDVNGGHLVTDKPVSITANGASIDADSLDMSDNGRVIKFTGHVRMNVSPDALRKTQK